From a region of the Lactuca sativa cultivar Salinas chromosome 4, Lsat_Salinas_v11, whole genome shotgun sequence genome:
- the LOC128133477 gene encoding uncharacterized protein LOC128133477 — translation MMCFAREIIVPTSSNTPRNPSEQHRRLKNIFPGALGALDGTLVNAVMPVDEQTRYRGRGKCECYQNVIEICDFDMIFTFVWAGWEGVAHDSKVLKEVAINPTSGFPFPPPDKYYLCDVAYTNTRGFMAPYRNTRYWLADFRRNRALTKEERFNHAHAQLRNIIERAYGVLKMRSPILKRMAPYLFPVQRDIVIACVAVHNFIKKYDIQDDLFMNFEQNTMVTPNLGGGGSEGQNIQGIEWGSEAVKYMTTLRDQIANQLLSNGSC, via the exons ATGATGTGTTTTGCAAGAGAAATTATTGTACCAACATCTTCTAATACACCAAGAAATCCCTCGGAACAACATAGACGGCTAAAAAACATATTTCCTGGAGCATTAGGTGCACTAGATGGAACACTTGTAAATGCAGTTATGCCTGTTGATGAACAAACTCGCTATAGGGGAAGAGGAAAATGTGAATGTTATCAAAATGTAATAgaaatttgtgattttgatatgatattcacctttgtATGGGCTGGATGGGAGGGCGTAGCACACGATTctaaagttttgaaagaagttgcaatTAATCCGACTTCTGGATTTCCATTCCCTCCACCAG ataaatattacctttgtgatgTCGCATACACCAACACCCGTGGATTTATGGCTCCTTACCGCAatactaggtattggttagccgatttTCGAAGAAACAGAGCTTTAACAAAGGAAGAAAGGTTCAATCATGCtcatgcacaacttagaaatatcattgaacgtgcttatggtgtattgaaGATGAGATCTCCAATTTTAAAACGTATGGCTCCTTATCTTTTTCCAGTGCAAAGAGACATAGTTATTGCCTGTGTTgcggtccataattttataaagaaatacGATATTCAAGATGACCTATTTATGAACTTTGAACAAAACACTATGGTTACTCCTAATttgggaggtggaggaagtgagggCCAAAACATACAAGGCATAGAATGGGGTTCAGAAGCCGTTAAGTATATGACTACTTTGCGTGACCAGATTGCTAATCAGTTACTTTCAAATGGTTCATGTTAA